A genomic window from Elaeis guineensis isolate ETL-2024a chromosome 3, EG11, whole genome shotgun sequence includes:
- the LOC105032762 gene encoding 65-kDa microtubule-associated protein 6 — translation METSCSALLRELQHMWVEIGESEADKERMLLEIERECLGVYRRKVDEASKAKAQLHQSVAAKEAELAALMASLGEHTLHLKKDKKLGSLKEQLASVAPLVEDLRAEKEERVKQFTDIRSQIEKISAELIEHNYQNDTLTSPVSIEEHDLSMRKLNEYQARLRALQKEKSDRLHKVLECVNEVHSLCGVLGLDFKKTVDEVHPSLHETGSGQSTSISNNTLEGLAQAVLKLKAEKKVRVQKLRETVESLFELWNLMDSSDQERKRFGRLTCIIGSPEEDITYSCLLSQETIEQTEAEVERLKKLKASRMKELVLKRRSELEEICRRAHIEPDMTTAPEKTNALIDSGLVDPSELLANIEAQIVKAKEEAMIRKDMMDRISKWLAACDEESWLEEYNQDQNRYSAGRGVHLNLKRAEKARITVSKIPAIVDSLINRTFTWENERNMPFMYDGVRLVSILEEYKLTRQQKEEEKRRYRDQKKLQNLLLTEKEARFGSKPSPRSNSFNRKPNGYHVNGNGFMTPTPRRLSVGSATPELLTPRSYSGRYNGYFKETRRLSTTPLNFVSLSKDDTLSTFTSVSGSEPESPQQL, via the exons ATGGAAACCAGCTGCAGTGCTTTGCTTAGAGAGCTTCAG CATATGTGGGTGGAGATAGGGGAGAGCGAAGCAGATAAAGAGCGCATGTTGTTGGAGATTGAGAGGGAGTGCTTGGGAGTGTACCGGAGGAAGGTTGATGAAGCCAGCAAGGCCAAGGCACAGCTCCATCAGTCTGtggctgccaaagaagcagaGCTTGCAGCTCTCATGGCTTCCCTTGGGGAACATACTCTCCATTTGAAG AAAGACAAAAAACTGGGATCATTGAAGGAACAACTTGCTTCAGTAGCACCTTTGGTGGAAGATCTGAGAGCAGAGAAGGAGGAACGGGTCAAGCAATTTACTGATATACGATCCCAGATTGAGAAGATCAGTGCTGAACTAATAGAACATAATTATCAGAATGACACTTTGACTAGTCCTGTTTCTATTGAAGAGCATGATTTGTCAATGAGGAAGCTTAATGAATACCAAGCAAGGCTTCGGGCGCTCCAAAAGGAGAAG TCCGATCGCCTTCATAAGGTTCTGGAATGTGTAAATGAAGTGCATTCTTTATGTGGTGTTCTTGGACTGGACTTTAAAAAGACAGTGGATGAAGTGCATCCAAGTTTGCATGAGACTGGTTCAGGGCAATCCACAAGCATTAGTAATAACACACTGGAAGGTCTAGCCCAAGCTGTTTTGAAGTTAAAAGCAGAAAAGAAAGTTCGAGTCCaaaag CTAAGGGAAACAGTGGAATCACTGTTTGAACTTTGGAACTTGATGGATTCATCTGATCAAGAAAGGAAGCGCTTTGGAAGACTAACATGCATCATTGGATCACCAGAAGAGGACATCACATATTCCTGTTTGCTTTCACAGGAAACAATCGAACAG ACAGAAGCTGAAGTGGAAAGGCTAAAAAAACTAAAAGCCAGCAGAATGAAAGAACTCGTTCTGAAGAGAAGGTCAGAATTGGAAGAAATATGCCGAAGAGCACACATTGAGCCTGATATGACTACAGCACCTGAGAAAACTAATGCATTGATAGACTCTG GTCTTGTCGATCCTTCCGAACTTCTGGCCAATATTGAGGCACAAATAGTGAAGGCAAAAGAAGAAGCTATGATCCGGAAAGATATGATGGATAGGATAAGCAAATGGCTTGCTGCTTGTGATGAAGAAAGTTGGCTTGAAGAATACAACCAA GACCAGAACAGGTACAGTGCTGGAAGAGGTGTCCATTTGAATCTAAAACGAGCAGAGAAGGCACGGATCACTGTCAGCAAAATTCCAG CCATTGTGGATAGTCTGATAAACAGAACTTTCACCTGGGAGAATGAGAGGAATATGCCATTCATGTATGATGGG GTTCGTTTAGTATCTATTCTTGAGGAGTATAAACTTACCAGACAAcagaaagaagaggagaaaagacGATATCGG GATCAGAAGAAGCTACAAAATCTACTTCTTACAGAGAAGGAAGCAAGATTTGGGTCCAAACCAAGCCCAAGGAGCAACAGTTTTAATAGAAAGCCAAATGGGTATCATGTAAATGGAAATGGATTCATGACCCCCACTCCACGGCGGCTTTCTGTTGGTAGTGCCACCCCCGAACTCCTTACACCACGCTCGTATTCTGGTCGTTACAATGGATACTTTAAGGAGACGAGGCGGTTGTCAACCACACCACTGAACTTTGTTTCTTTATCAAAAGATGATACCTTGTCGACCTTCACATCAGTCAGTGGTTCAGAACCAGA